A portion of the Streptococcus sp. Marseille-Q6470 genome contains these proteins:
- the secG gene encoding preprotein translocase subunit SecG, with protein sequence MYNLLLTILLVLSVVIVIAIFMQPTKNQSSNVFDASSGDLFERSKARGFEAVMQRLTGILVFFWLAIALALTVLSSR encoded by the coding sequence ATGTATAACCTATTATTAACCATTTTATTAGTATTATCTGTTGTGATTGTGATTGCAATTTTTATGCAACCAACTAAAAATCAATCTAGCAATGTATTTGATGCCAGCTCAGGTGATTTGTTTGAACGTAGCAAAGCGCGTGGTTTTGAAGCCGTAATGCAACGTTTGACAGGAATCTTAGTCTTTTTCTGGCTAGCCATTGCCTTAGCATTGACGGTATTATCAAGTAGATAA
- the rpmG gene encoding 50S ribosomal protein L33 — protein sequence MRVKINLKCSSCGSMNYLTSKNSKTHPDKIEVLKYCPKERKVTLHLESK from the coding sequence GTGCGTGTAAAAATTAATCTAAAATGCTCCTCTTGTGGCAGCATGAATTATCTAACCAGTAAGAACTCCAAAACACATCCAGATAAGATTGAAGTCTTAAAGTATTGTCCTAAAGAAAGAAAAGTGACTCTACATCTTGAATCTAAGTAG